ATGTCGTAGCTGAAGCGGGCGCTCTTATAGTCGACGCCGATCGCGCGATAGCCCAGCGACACCGACCAGGTCGGGCTGAACTGGTATCCGACCGCTCCGAGCAGATCCCAGTGATAATTCGATCCACCGGCGCCGGCCATGGCCCATCCTGTCAGGAACCAGTCCGGGCTGAGGTTGTAGCGAGCCTTCACACCGAATGTGGCGTCGACCCAGGACTGGGTTTCGCTACCAATCAGAACGGGCAGCGGCGCAGCGGCGCTCAGCACGACCCTGTTGGAGAAGCTGAAGAACTTCGCGCCGCCGATCAACTCGATGTTGCCCCAGTCGCCCTCGGCCACACGATAGGTGCCTGCAGCCAGGCCGAAGAACGAGGTCGAGCGAAGCTTCAGCCCGACAAATCCCGCCGGCCCCCTGTCCTTGTCCGAGATCTTGACGAAATTCGCCTCGCCGACGAACCCGTACGTGCCGTTACTGGCTTCCACGATACCCGACGCGGCGAAATCCAATGCCGGAAGGATATCCCGGAATTTCAGGTTCACATCGATGTCGGGCAAGCCGAACAAGCCCTGCTTGCCGTTCAGGCCCGACATCCAAGTATAGGCTGTCACGGAAACTGCCCAATCGCTGGCCGTAACCATCGTCATGCGGGGAGCGGGGGCAAGATCGGCAGCTTGCAGTACAGACGGCAGCAGAGCAGTCGAAGCAATGACGACGATGTGCTTGATCGACATGGTAGGGTCCAATCAGTAACGGCAGACTCGTCGACCATTGACGATGGCGCACCCGTCGCAGCCTGAGACAATCTTTCAGTTCAATTGCCCGTCGGTGCTCCAAGCCTGTAGTTTCGCTGTAGTCGTCGATCGGTCGATGGATAGAGCGACTGGCACTCTCCGTAGTAGAAGGAGCCAGTTGCTCGATTGACCGGGTTCGCGCAGATTTGCGCGAGTTCGGCCTGTCTGGACTGCGGGGTCTGGCAGGCCGACAGGATCAGTCCCAGCGAGAAGGTAAGTCCAACTGCGACATATGTGGTTTTCATGATGCCCTCCCAGATTGTCGTCTCGACTGCGGGAAAGGTCACGGCGGGCAGGTGTCGATGAGCCCGCCGTGATGTGGGCTCTTCATTAGCCCATAGCGGCTCGCGCGGCCTCGATCTTCGCCTTCACGGCGTCGAGGTTGAAGCTCGCGCCCTTCTGCATCGGCGGGAACTCGACGGCCGTCATCGCCAGCTTGGCAACTTGCTGCTGGACGAAGACGAAACGCCAGAACTCGTACTGGAACCATGAAAAGTAGTTTTGCGAGCCGGACTTCGTGCCGTTTTCGGGCCAACCGGTGCGCTCGAACGGGTCGAGACGCAGGTTGGTCAGGTAGGGCACGTCTGCCTTGGTCTTGTCGCCGAGCCAACCGCCGGGCTGGTCGATGAAGCGATACTTGTAGTCGCCGATGCGTACGGCGCCGAGCTCGCTTTCGCCGAAGTAGAAGATCTCCTCGCGGTTCGACGGGCCCTTGCCGGTGATCAGGTCCATCTGGTTGTAGCCGTCCAGGTAGACCTTGTAGCTGGTGCCGCCGATCTGCTTACCCTTCTTGAGCTCTTCGGCAATGTTGGGATTGCCCGCTGCGGCGAGGAAGGTGGGGAACCAGTCGAGCCCGGAGATCAGGCCGCTCTCGACCTTGCCTGCCGGCACCCGGCCCGGCCAGCGGATCATCGCCGGGGCCCGGAAGCCGCCTTCCATGATCGTGCCTTTGCTCTGCGCGAAGGGCGTCTGCCCGCCATCGGGCCAGGTGAAGACCTCGGTGCCATTATCGGTGGTGAAGACGACGATGGTGTTGTCGTCGACCCCCATCTCCTTGAGCTTGTTCATGACCAGGCCGACATCGTCGTCGAGCTGCGCCATGCCGGCTTCGTGGATGGTCCAGCCGTTCTTCGAATTGCGCATCGCCTCGTATTTCGGCGAGAGATGCG
Above is a genomic segment from Bosea sp. NBC_00550 containing:
- a CDS encoding arylsulfatase, translated to MSLTLCAPAHAQAPTPQQPQRPNIVVIMGDDIGIWNIGAYHRGMMAGRTPNLDKIAAEGMLFTDYYAEASCTAGRANFITGELPIRTGMTTVGQAGAPTGLPAEAVTIATALKGMGYATGQFGKNHLGDKNEFLPTVHGFDEFFGYLYHLDAMEDPCHPNYPQDLRSQVGPRNMVHSLAADADDATVDPRWGKVGKQTIRDAGELCPKRMETVDDEIRDLSFKFLDKAKADNKPFFLWLNPTRMHIVTHLSPKYEAMRNSKNGWTIHEAGMAQLDDDVGLVMNKLKEMGVDDNTIVVFTTDNGTEVFTWPDGGQTPFAQSKGTIMEGGFRAPAMIRWPGRVPAGKVESGLISGLDWFPTFLAAAGNPNIAEELKKGKQIGGTSYKVYLDGYNQMDLITGKGPSNREEIFYFGESELGAVRIGDYKYRFIDQPGGWLGDKTKADVPYLTNLRLDPFERTGWPENGTKSGSQNYFSWFQYEFWRFVFVQQQVAKLAMTAVEFPPMQKGASFNLDAVKAKIEAARAAMG